The window ACCAGTAGTTGACCATGTAGCCGACGCCGGACCCGGCCCCGAACACCTCGGCGATGAAGAGGACCTTCCAGGAGACGACGAGGCCCCAGTACATCGAGGGGAAGAGGTACTGGAGGACCTGCGGCAGGAGGATGTCGCGGTAGCGCTGGAGGCGACTCGCGCCGAAGAAATCGGCCATCTCCGTGATCTCGGGGTCGAGTTCCTGGGTGCCCTCCCACATGTTCAGGATCACGAACGGGACGCCGACGATCACGACCGTCAGGACGGGGACCCACTCGGAGATACCCAGCGCGATGATGAGAGCGAACGCGACCGCGATGGACGGGACCGAGAGCCCGAGGACGATCCACGCGCGCAGGAACGCCTCCGCCTCCTTGCGGAGGCCCATCGCCGTTCCGACGACGGTGCCGACGACGACCGAGATGGCGAACCCGGCCAGCAGCCGTCGGAACGTATCGAGGATGTTGCTCTGGTAGGTGCCGAACTGGGAGTCCGTGACCACCGTTTGGGTGGCCACGGCCAGTTCGACCAGGCCGGGAAGGACGTACGACGGATAGAACTGCGATCCCACCTGCCAGGCGATCAGAAGCACCGCCGCTACGGCCGCCTTCTTTTCGATATTTCGTTCTTGGATGTAAGAATACATAGGGAGTGTCGAGCCGTTGCGGACGTTACTGCGGGTTCCGGAGGACGTCGTCCTGCGACGGCATCTCTTCGAGGAAGTCGTAGCTGCTCATCAGTTCGACGAACTCCCAGGTGGCGTCGCGGTAGTCGTCGGTGGTGGTGTCGCGGAAGATCTGTCCGTCGCTGGCCCACTCGTCGACGACGTCCACCTTCGCCTGGTTGTCGATGGAGGCGGTCTCGCCGTACTCGTCGAGGATCGAGACGGTGTTCTCCCGCCAGTGTTCCGTGGCGCTCTGCCCGCCCCGGAGGAGCGCCGCGGCGGTCTCGGTGTTGTTCTCGTACCAGTCGGAGTAGCTCCACCACGAGGTGAGCGGCAGCGTGTAGCCCGTCCGCTCCCGCCACATCTCGTTCAGTTGCGTCAGCCGACGGTACGTGTCGGGATCGGACTCCATCGTGATCGTGAGCCCGCTCACGTTGATCACGCCGTCGATCTCCTCGTCCTGCAGGAGGCCGAGGAGGGCGGGCGGGGCAGCGGTCGTCGTCCCGAAGTCCTGTCGCAGTCGGAGCCCCGATTCCTCCGCGACGACCGCCTGGAACGCCTGGACCGTCGAGGAACCCCACGACCACACGCCGATGCGTTGGCCCTCCAGGTCACCGATCGACTCGTACTCGCTGCCGGCTCGGGTGTACAGCGCGTTGATGCTCTGGAGGCAGCCGTCCCAGCCGAACGTCACGAGGTCTTCCCCCTGGATGTAGTTGCCCATATAGGGGATCATCGAGACCATATTGACGTCGACTTCCCCGCTGGTCAGCGACTGCACCTGCGCGCTGAACGGGGCGTAATCGACCGTGAGGTCGATCCCCTCCGCCTCGAAGACGCCCGCGTCCGTCGCGGCCTCGTACATCGGGTAGTGAATCGTACCTTCCGGGAGCTGGATCCGAACCGACGTCAGATCGTCCCCCGCGGAGCCGGCAGTGGTCCCTTCGGACCCGCCGTCGCCGCTATCGCCGTCTCCGCTACCACCGCCGTCACCGCTGTCTCCGCCGTTACCGCCGCTGCTGCAACCGGCCAGTCCGGCGATTCCGACAGCACCCGATCCAGCGATAAACCGCCTTCTGCTAACACGATGCATAGTACTCCGAAATTTATCGAAGGTAATAAAATCACCGGGAAGATCGTGAATGATCGCGCGTTCGTCGACGGAGACCCGGGTTCGTCCCTCGTCAGCGTCGGGTCACCGACTCGCCGGCGTCGAGCCATAGAAAGATTATTATACACTCACAATCTTGTGCCAGGTGTTCACACGATCTATGTACCGACACGATCTCTGTGCCGATATTCTCTCGAGAAACGCCTCAGGAGGGGGGCGATGACCGCCGCCGAAGAGGAGGCGCCCGCCCGCGGGAACGGAGGGGGGTCGGAAGGGACCCTGGAACTCCGAGACATCGTCAAGACCTTCGAGAAACCCGGGCAGGGCCAGATTCTCGTCCTCGACGAGGTCGACCTCGACGTCGAGACCGGCGCGTTCATCTCTCTTCTCGGCCCCTCGGGCTGCGGAAAGACGACGTTGATGAACGTCGTTTCGGGGCTCATCGAACCGGACGGGGGAACGATGCGACGGGGCGGACGCGACGTCTCTCCGGACGACCTCTCGCTCGGGTACATCTTCCAGGAACCCCGGCTGCTCAACTGGAAGACCGTCGCCGGCAACATCGAGTTCGCGCTCGAAGCCAGGGACGTCCCGGAGGCCGAGTGGGACGAGCGGATCGAGCGCTACCTGGAGATGGTCAACCTGGGGGACGAGGGGGACAACTACCCGACCCGGCTCTCCGGCGGGATGAAACAGCGCGTCGCCATCGCCAGAGCGCTCGCGACCGAACCCGAGATCATGCTGATGGACGAACCGTTCAGCAGCCTCGATGAGATCACCGCCCGCGACCTCCGACAGGAGCTTCTGGACATCTGGAACCGCGAGGAGAAGACGATCCTGTTCGTCACCCACGACATCAACGAGGCGGTGTTCCTCTCCGATTACATCTACATGATGAACACCGACGGCGAGATGTTCGCCCGGCGGGACATCGACATCGACAGGCCGAGGCAGTACGACGATCCCGACATCGCACAGCGCGAGGCGGAACTGTACACGGAGTTCCACGAGCAAGTGGTGGACTGAGATGGACCGGCTGACACGGTACCTCTACACCGTCGCGTCGGTCATCACGCTCCTGGCGCTGTGGTACGTCGGCGGCGTCACGCTCCCCGAGGTCGTCCCCGGGCTGCCGGAGACGTACGCCGCGCTCGTCGTCGTGCTGACGACGCCGGGGCCGTACGATCACATGTTCTACTTCCACGTCTGGAAGACGATCCAGATGCTCTTCGCGTCGCTCGTCGTCTCGATGATCGCGGGGACGCTTCTGGGCGTCGCGCTCGGACGCAACGAGACGCTCGAGAGCACGCTCGCGACGTGGGTGTACGCCTGGCTCGCGATCCCCTCGCTGGTGATCGTGTTCCTCTCGGCGATCTGGATCGGGTTCGACGCCAGCAGCGGCTACTTCGCCATCCCGCTCGTGATCACGCCGTTCGTGGGCCTGAACATGTGGGAGGGCGCTCGCAACCTCGACGACGACCTCGCGGAGATGGCGGAGTTCTTCGGGGCGGGGCGCGTCCAGACGTTCACCGACATCGTCATCCCACAGCTCGCGCCGTTCCTGTTCGCCAGCTTCCGCTCGGCGCTCTCGATCGGGTGGAAGATCACCCTGCTCGTCGAGGCGTTCCTGCTCACCCGCGGCGTCGGGTTCATGTTCCGGCGGTACTTCGACCAGTACGACCTCCCGACGATGATGAGTTGGCTCATCATCTTCGTGGTGTTCCTGATCGTCGTCGAGTACGGCGTGCTCGCGCCGCTGCACGAGCGCGTGATGGAGTGGCGGCCGGACGCCGAGGGGGTGCGAGTGACGGAGTGAATCGACCGCCGGCCCGCCGAAGTATCGAGGCGGTTTCGGGAGCCCAGAACGGCCCCTCCGTCCCAATCAGCGGCGCTTCTTCCAGTCGCAACACGATCGACCTCATCGAGCGCCGGGAGCACTGCCGTACTGAATTTTGCCAGAGAAAATTCCCGTAGAATACGTTTTCAAATTGAGAACACACGATAGGGAGTCTCTCACAAATAGACGTTCCAAACGCGGTCGCAAACAGCGGTACATCTGTTATTTCACCGACCAATACTGACAGGGAATATACGCTGAACGCGCGTTTCCGCCTCTATCTGTCGAATCTTCCCCACGAGCGGCGGATCAATCTTTCCGACGTCATCGGGATCGCTTTCCGATTTCTGTTCTGAGATAGAAAATTCTCTCAGTTCGTAGTTTTCTTTACGTCCTCATCGGAGACGGACCGCGACGGGTCCGACGACGACTCCCGACCGGCGTTCACCCCTCGACATCGAGCCTGACGTCGAGGACGGCATCCTGCCCGCCATCGACCGCCGCGACCGCCTCCGAGAGGGCTTCGTCCAGCGAGTCGAGGTCGTCGACGCGCCGGGCGTGGGCGTCGCCGATCGTCGCGACCCGCGAGAGGTCGACCGTCTCGCCGTAATCGCCCTCGGGGACCCCCTGTGCGGCCGCCGCTCCCGTCTCGTGTTGTTTCCGCGTCGCCCGGCGGACGGCCTCCCAGCCCTCGTTGTGGTAGATAACGCTGAGCGTCGGCGCGTTCGCGTTGTCCGCCGCGAGGACGCTCGCGGCGGGGTTGCTGAAGAGGTAGCCGCCGTCGCCGAGCAGGGAGATCACGCGGTGGTCGGGCGCGGCGAGTTTCGCGCCGATCCCGGCGGGCACGGCCCAGCCGAGCCCCGCGCCGCCCCGCCAGAAGAACGACCCCGGCTCGGACAGCGGGATCTGCTCTAGGGCGGGCACCCGGTTCGTCGTCGCGCCCTGCAGGACGACCGTCTCCTCGTCGACGTGGTCGCCGATCGCATCCGAGAGCACCGCCGCGTCGAGCCGACCTGCCGCCCGCGACTCCTCGACGCGCCTCTCGGCCGCCGCGCGCTGTTCGGCGTGCATCTCCCGCCAGAACGTCCCGTCGCCGCCGCCCGCGGTACCGACGCGTTCGGCCAGTCGCCGGAGCGCGGCGGCCGGATCGGTCATCAGGGTCGTATCGATCTCGAACGGCCACTTCGGGTAGGCGGCCTTCGAGGGCTCCGTGTCGATCTGGACCACGTCGAGGTCGTCCGGAACCGTGGTCTTCGAGGGCACCCAGGGAACGTCGGACTCGAGGACCACCAGGAGGTCGGCCTCCCGTACCGGATCGGTGGGGTCGAAGCCGACGTGGAGGTCGTGGTCCCGCGGGAAACACAGTTCGTGCGGGACGTGTTCGACGACGCCGGCTCCGACGGTCTCCGCGAACCCGACGAGGGCGTCGAGGTCGGGGTCGCCCATCGGCCCGGCCCCGCTGCTCGTGACGACGAGCGGCCGCGCCGCGTCTTCGAGGCGCGCGACGACATCGTCGAGCGCGTGGTCGTCGGGGCCGGCGGGTCGTGCCCGTCGGACGGGTCGGACGTCACCGGGTTCGGTCGGTGAGGGGGTTTCGAGCGCCTCCCGGGTCGCCGTGAGGTAGACCGGCCCCGACGGCGTCGAGGCGGCGCGTTCGAGGCCGCGCCTGACCGTCTCGTTCGGATCGGCGGGCACCCGGTACTCCTCGGTCCAGCGGCAGTACTCCTCGACGATCGACGTCTGGTCGAAGACGTCCTGGGCGTAGTGGACCGGGTTGTCCCGCGAGCCCGGGTACCCGGCGTCAGACACC is drawn from Halobellus limi and contains these coding sequences:
- a CDS encoding ABC transporter permease, which produces MYSYIQERNIEKKAAVAAVLLIAWQVGSQFYPSYVLPGLVELAVATQTVVTDSQFGTYQSNILDTFRRLLAGFAISVVVGTVVGTAMGLRKEAEAFLRAWIVLGLSVPSIAVAFALIIALGISEWVPVLTVVIVGVPFVILNMWEGTQELDPEITEMADFFGASRLQRYRDILLPQVLQYLFPSMYWGLVVSWKVLFIAEVFGAGSGVGYMVNYWFQQQRVDLLLGWVVVPVILIILGQEGLRAAEHRIMRWR
- a CDS encoding ABC transporter substrate-binding protein, which translates into the protein MHRVSRRRFIAGSGAVGIAGLAGCSSGGNGGDSGDGGGSGDGDSGDGGSEGTTAGSAGDDLTSVRIQLPEGTIHYPMYEAATDAGVFEAEGIDLTVDYAPFSAQVQSLTSGEVDVNMVSMIPYMGNYIQGEDLVTFGWDGCLQSINALYTRAGSEYESIGDLEGQRIGVWSWGSSTVQAFQAVVAEESGLRLRQDFGTTTAAPPALLGLLQDEEIDGVINVSGLTITMESDPDTYRRLTQLNEMWRERTGYTLPLTSWWSYSDWYENNTETAAALLRGGQSATEHWRENTVSILDEYGETASIDNQAKVDVVDEWASDGQIFRDTTTDDYRDATWEFVELMSSYDFLEEMPSQDDVLRNPQ
- a CDS encoding ABC transporter ATP-binding protein, which produces MTAAEEEAPARGNGGGSEGTLELRDIVKTFEKPGQGQILVLDEVDLDVETGAFISLLGPSGCGKTTLMNVVSGLIEPDGGTMRRGGRDVSPDDLSLGYIFQEPRLLNWKTVAGNIEFALEARDVPEAEWDERIERYLEMVNLGDEGDNYPTRLSGGMKQRVAIARALATEPEIMLMDEPFSSLDEITARDLRQELLDIWNREEKTILFVTHDINEAVFLSDYIYMMNTDGEMFARRDIDIDRPRQYDDPDIAQREAELYTEFHEQVVD
- a CDS encoding ABC transporter permease translates to MDRLTRYLYTVASVITLLALWYVGGVTLPEVVPGLPETYAALVVVLTTPGPYDHMFYFHVWKTIQMLFASLVVSMIAGTLLGVALGRNETLESTLATWVYAWLAIPSLVIVFLSAIWIGFDASSGYFAIPLVITPFVGLNMWEGARNLDDDLAEMAEFFGAGRVQTFTDIVIPQLAPFLFASFRSALSIGWKITLLVEAFLLTRGVGFMFRRYFDQYDLPTMMSWLIIFVVFLIVVEYGVLAPLHERVMEWRPDAEGVRVTE
- a CDS encoding thiamine pyrophosphate-requiring protein; protein product: MTPIDDSTGADERTVAESMLRSLAESGVEYVFSNFGTDHTPLIEAAARLRESGGDDRLPEFVVCPHEFVALSAAHGYAVRTGDPQAVLVHVDVGTQNLGAAMHNAHRANAPVFVIAGLSPVSDAGYPGSRDNPVHYAQDVFDQTSIVEEYCRWTEEYRVPADPNETVRRGLERAASTPSGPVYLTATREALETPSPTEPGDVRPVRRARPAGPDDHALDDVVARLEDAARPLVVTSSGAGPMGDPDLDALVGFAETVGAGVVEHVPHELCFPRDHDLHVGFDPTDPVREADLLVVLESDVPWVPSKTTVPDDLDVVQIDTEPSKAAYPKWPFEIDTTLMTDPAAALRRLAERVGTAGGGDGTFWREMHAEQRAAAERRVEESRAAGRLDAAVLSDAIGDHVDEETVVLQGATTNRVPALEQIPLSEPGSFFWRGGAGLGWAVPAGIGAKLAAPDHRVISLLGDGGYLFSNPAASVLAADNANAPTLSVIYHNEGWEAVRRATRKQHETGAAAAQGVPEGDYGETVDLSRVATIGDAHARRVDDLDSLDEALSEAVAAVDGGQDAVLDVRLDVEG